CTGTATTAAGATCATATTTATGGAATTTGATTTAATTACTTTTTCAGTTTCTTTATAATTATTAAAGTCAACCCGCAGTACATTAAGCCCCATAGACTCAATAGTAGTTTCAGTGGTAGGGTAAACGGGAGCATCGTGAACAAGCAGAGTATTACCGGGGCGCAGTGCAGTCATAAATCCCCATCTCAGGGCATTTGTACCGGCACCTCTGAGAAGCATGCAAGCTTCTGCAGAAAAGAATTCCGCCAGTATATCTTCTGCTGTTTTTGTTCTCACAGGTTTATTAAGTCCCAAAGTTACTCCAAGATCTCCTAAAGTAAGAGATTCTGAACCTGTCATATACTTAGTGATAATATCTACGAGTTTGAACTGTTTCTTTTTAGCTTCTTCTAAATTAAGTGATTTTAAAGGAAAAGTCTGCATAGCTTGTCTCCTTGTAATTTGTTTTTATAAAATGTTCTATTGAAAGATAATGTTGTCATTATCCAGAAAATCCGCGAAATATCTTTTTAAAAGAAGGTTTTCAGGAGTTTTAAGGATATTGGCAATTTCAAAAAGAGGTTTTATATATTCTTTTCCGGTTTTGGCAATAATAATAAATCCTGCTGATAACTCGTCAGACGGAATGGTAATAGCTGATAAATTCATCATATTTATCACTTTTCCGGTTCTTTTATTAGATAAAGACTGAGATTTCTTTGCTTTCTCACCAAGGTTCCCCATTACAGAATCTCCGTAAGAGCTGCTGTCTATTAATTCCTCTCTGACTATCAAAATATCATATTTTTCAAAGACTTCTTTTAAGGCGGAAATGAGTTCTTTCCTGTTATCGGTACTTTTGAAGTGATCCGGGATAAATACCTTATTTTCAATATTTTTAAAGATATTATAATTTTCCAGATCTTTTGTAACTGCTATTTTATAATCAGAATATGAAGAGACGATATCAGCATCGTGCAAAGCCAGAACAGCCATATAGATGGTTTCCAGATCTTTTGCCAAAAAACCTATACCCGGAGAAAATATCAGTCCGTCAGTTGATTTTTTGATCTTTTTTGATTTTAATCCTGCACCGCTTCCGGTAAATGAATAAAGATTCAGCGAAAGTGCGGGATATATAACCGAACCGCCGCCGTCTGTACCTATTCCGATATCATTGATTCCAAGAAAGACATTTACCGCAGTCCCGCTGGAAGAACCGGTCATGGCTCTTCCTGTGAGCGGGTTTGTCAGATCTGTATCAATGGCACGGCCGTTATCTGCCATTTTATCAATAGTGTGCCAGTAAAATTTTTTACTTTTTATGAGTTTATGTATTATTTCCCTGTCAATATCAGATGTATTTTTTACTCCCAATAATTTTATTTCTTCATTATTCTCACACAGAGTTTCAGTTATCTTGTCTATAATGGATAAGTTTTGGGTAATTACACTTTTACCTGTGTACTCCTTCCCTTTTAAAAAAGAATAAAATAACTTTTTCAGATATTCTTTTTCCATATATAGTCACTTCCTGTCAATAATGGATTTTTATTTTGCTGCTACAGGTACAAATAAATGTGCATAAAACAGAAGATTCAGTACAATTCCTGTAATGATAGCACCTACAGGTCCTATAGCCATTTTGATTATCTTTCTTCCCAAAACTTCGTTTAGGAAATAAACAACTACGAATATGAAGAATCCTGTATATCCTCCCATTTTGATTACTGCAAATACAGAACCAATAAGCAGAGACAGATCCATAAGATTTTCCATAGATGTTCTGATGTTGTCAGAAGCATGTCTTATAGAAGGGAAATGTTCAAGAAACTTTCCGATTCCTCTAAGAAGGAATACTTCCAATGTAATAACAACAGCACCGCCGATTCCCGCTACTATCCAGTTAGGAGCAAGATATCCCACAGGGAATATAAATGTAAGTCCTACTACTCCGTAAACACCTGTAGCAAGTGCAGTAGTGGCAATTAACGGGACGAAACCAAGTCCTCTTAATAAATCACCAAGTGCAGCCTGATGTATAAGGTCTTTTGCAACAGCAGGGTCAGTAGCTTTTGCAGCTTCTGCAAGAGGGTAAATCGAGATTTCCGAACCTGCAAAATATCCAAGGTTGGCAATAATAGCTATTAAAGCACCGATTATAGCCAGAACAGGCAGGTTTTTGAATACTCTTTTTGTTCTCTGTTCAAATATAGATTCTTCGTCTTCGTCTTTTTCCACTTTTACTTTATTTTTAGAATCTTCAATAATAGCAAAAGCAAGAAGCATAACAATTCCTACGAACATTTCTATAGATTCAGGATAAAGTTTTGTATATTTTATGATTAATACTCTTGTTAATAAAACTACTACAGCTGCAATAAGTCCTTTTTTCCATTTGAACTGATAAAAAATAGCAAGTATTGGGAATAATGCAAATGCTGCTATAACTGGTGTTCCTATTTCACCCAGTGCGCCTAAAAAGTCCACAGGCAGTGCAGTAAGCCCTTTATTCAAAGCGTCAAGACTGGTAACAACCAGAATTCCCCATAAAGCTCCAAGTCCGAATGAAACACTCTTTTTTGGAGAAGCCACTCCTATAATATCTGTCGGCAGAAATAAAAGCCAAGGATTCAAAAGTCCTGTTGTCAGTGTAAATGAAATACCAATTGATGCGATAAAACCTACGCTTAGTCCGAATGCTATTGATGAAGCCTCTGCTCTTTTCATTCTTCCTTCTGTAAGTTCAGGCAGTATAGGTCTGATCCCGTCATGAAATACTGCTTTGGCAGTGTGTGCCGCAAAAGATGTAAAGCCTGTTAATAAGGCTACAAATATGATTTTATAAATGTCCACATTCATATTTTTCTTCCTCCTAGAATTTTCTTTTAATTTAAATCCAAAATAATTTATATAATAATGTTAAAATATTCGTATCTTATCCGATTATTATTTTTTGGATAAGGTGTCTGAATAAATTTCTATTATTTACTTTCCAAAATACTTTCCAGTATAACCGGAACAGTTTTTTCAATATTTTCCACAGACATACCAAATGCTACTTTTCCTTCGTCAAGAAGCTTTTTGATCTGGTCTTTTTCAGGGGCACTTCCTCCTGCTTTGGCTACAGTGGAACATTTTCCGTAACCGATCATACCGATAAGAATGGAAATAGCTGCTCCTCCTCCGCTGTTACAAGCTCCGAAATAGTAATCAAGCTCTCCTTTTTTGATTTTTTTTGCCGCATCCATATCAATAGTAACTAATACTTCAAAATTTCCATTCCCATTTTCAATTATTGTTTTTTCAATAAGATCCTTTTTTAGTCCGGCAACTCCGATTTTAATCATTATAATCTCTCCTTTTATTATTTATATTTATGAAAAAATATTTTCCGGGTTTGTGATAAGCATTTTATCTATATCGCTTTTGCTGATTCCTGCATTTGCCATCATTGGAACAAATGTATCCAGAAGATGTGAGTATCCCAGTCCTCCGTTTTTCTTAAAATGTGTTTTTCTGGTGATATCCATAGAAAGAACTATTTTATCTCCGTATCCTCTTTTTATTAACTCTTTTATAGCTTCTACTCTTTTTTCATCAAGAAGATAGCTGTTTTTCCCTATAGTGTCAAATGCAGTATATACACCGTAATCAAGCAGTCTCAGCATATAATCCAGATCATTGCTCAGATCTGTATGTCCGATTATTACCTTTTCAAAGTTAACATTGTATTCTTTTAGAATTTTTATCTGTTCCAGCCCCATTGTACCAATTGATGTATGAGTGGAAAGAACTTTTCCTGTTTCATTCTGTGCTATTCCTGCTGCCTGAAATACTTTTCTTTCAGTTTCGGTAATAAGATTTTCAGAACTTCCAATTTCACCTATTACTTCTGGTTTTATCCCTGTACCGTCTATTCCGTTTTTGATTTCATCAATCATGATTTTTGCGAGTTCTTTATCTGTTTTCTCAAATACAATTCCCGGAAAAAACGGTTCGATATAAAAGCCTGTAGAGTAAATAAAGTTCAGTCCTGTCTGCTTTCTCACATCTTCCATATATTCCATATTTCTTCCCATACCGATATTAGTGACTTCTACTATATTACGAACACCTTTTTCCTTGATTTCCTTAAGCTCGGATATCATCGTTTCCTTATCGTTCAGCAAAGTATCATCAGTATTTTTGATTTTTGAAAGATCTATGTAGATATGTTCGTGTATATAAGTAATTCCTTTTTCGAGCATTGCCCGCACCTCCTTGCTAATATTACTGTTCCATTAATAAACAACCGTTAATGACAAGATATTCTTTTTCATTTTTTGGAATTTCATATTCTATAATATCTTCTATAATTTCTGCGAATTTTAAAGCATTATCAAAATTTTCACTTTCTTTTATCTCTTCAAAAATCGCATTTTCTACATTAGTAGTAGCTTCATTATTTTTGATTCT
This genomic stretch from Sebaldella sp. S0638 harbors:
- a CDS encoding amidase family protein: MEKEYLKKLFYSFLKGKEYTGKSVITQNLSIIDKITETLCENNEEIKLLGVKNTSDIDREIIHKLIKSKKFYWHTIDKMADNGRAIDTDLTNPLTGRAMTGSSSGTAVNVFLGINDIGIGTDGGGSVIYPALSLNLYSFTGSGAGLKSKKIKKSTDGLIFSPGIGFLAKDLETIYMAVLALHDADIVSSYSDYKIAVTKDLENYNIFKNIENKVFIPDHFKSTDNRKELISALKEVFEKYDILIVREELIDSSSYGDSVMGNLGEKAKKSQSLSNKRTGKVINMMNLSAITIPSDELSAGFIIIAKTGKEYIKPLFEIANILKTPENLLLKRYFADFLDNDNIIFQ
- a CDS encoding YhfT family protein — protein: MNVDIYKIIFVALLTGFTSFAAHTAKAVFHDGIRPILPELTEGRMKRAEASSIAFGLSVGFIASIGISFTLTTGLLNPWLLFLPTDIIGVASPKKSVSFGLGALWGILVVTSLDALNKGLTALPVDFLGALGEIGTPVIAAFALFPILAIFYQFKWKKGLIAAVVVLLTRVLIIKYTKLYPESIEMFVGIVMLLAFAIIEDSKNKVKVEKDEDEESIFEQRTKRVFKNLPVLAIIGALIAIIANLGYFAGSEISIYPLAEAAKATDPAVAKDLIHQAALGDLLRGLGFVPLIATTALATGVYGVVGLTFIFPVGYLAPNWIVAGIGGAVVITLEVFLLRGIGKFLEHFPSIRHASDNIRTSMENLMDLSLLIGSVFAVIKMGGYTGFFIFVVVYFLNEVLGRKIIKMAIGPVGAIITGIVLNLLFYAHLFVPVAAK
- a CDS encoding DUF2620 domain-containing protein is translated as MIKIGVAGLKKDLIEKTIIENGNGNFEVLVTIDMDAAKKIKKGELDYYFGACNSGGGAAISILIGMIGYGKCSTVAKAGGSAPEKDQIKKLLDEGKVAFGMSVENIEKTVPVILESILESK
- a CDS encoding phosphotriesterase, translating into MLEKGITYIHEHIYIDLSKIKNTDDTLLNDKETMISELKEIKEKGVRNIVEVTNIGMGRNMEYMEDVRKQTGLNFIYSTGFYIEPFFPGIVFEKTDKELAKIMIDEIKNGIDGTGIKPEVIGEIGSSENLITETERKVFQAAGIAQNETGKVLSTHTSIGTMGLEQIKILKEYNVNFEKVIIGHTDLSNDLDYMLRLLDYGVYTAFDTIGKNSYLLDEKRVEAIKELIKRGYGDKIVLSMDITRKTHFKKNGGLGYSHLLDTFVPMMANAGISKSDIDKMLITNPENIFS
- a CDS encoding PRD domain-containing protein; protein product: MEMERLDILVEAELIDQETYEKVKKIVNEVSREFTLDLNTESGQMFITHVSMAIMRIKNNEATTNVENAIFEEIKESENFDNALKFAEIIEDIIEYEIPKNEKEYLVINGCLLMEQ